ACCATATTGTTGTTTTCTTACTAAATGTTTCTTAAGCATGTTTAATCACCttgataaatacagtattttttctgcaCACAACATGCGTTGGACAATAAAACTTAACCGTCTGGCTTTAGAACACAATAATTCATTGTTATAGTGCAGGGCCTTCTTTTTGTGGCCAATACAGCATCAGTTGGTGTTGGGAATGACAGACACAAGTCCTGCACAGGGGCCAGAGGGGTTCTGAGCCATTCTTGCAGAATAGTGTTCAGGTCACTATGTAATGCTGGTGAAGGAAAACGTTTCCTGACTCGCTGCTTGAACACcctaaagtggctcaataatatttggatctggtgactgtgcaggccatgggggatgttcaacttcactgtcatgttcatcaaatcactctgtcaccagtctttcTCTGTGTGTATCAGTGCATAATCATCCTGATACACGTCACTGCCTTCAGGATATAAATGTTTCTACATGTGTGTAAAtctaatttttcatttattttttaattcacacATTTGATACGATTGTGTGatcttgtgtgtatatttatgaaaTGCTGCAACATGTCCAACATGTGGTGAACACAACAGCAAGAGTCATGCTGCAATATGTGTATGTGGATAGTTTAAACTCAACTGAACTTATAAATGTAGATTTAAGAACAGTTCTTCACAAATATTGCTATTTTCAGCATCTTTTATAGTGTTGTAATGCATAAAACTTGTACATGTTATTAAGAGTCTTCTCTCATGTTGTTTTGTCAACTGAACATTGCATGATTACAGAATTCCTGAGGTGAAGAACACAAAACTTAATGTGCAAATTAAAAGGAATTTAATTCtcaatctaaatgtatttatctaAACTCTCAATAGCGTCTAGTTTTCTATATTTTCTCCACTCATCTGGTATCTCACCACTTCCCTCAAatgttttactgtagtatttttccaGATCTCTCTGGAATCTGCACACAAACCACTTCCAGTAGGGCAGTTCAGAGAGATCAGGAGTGATGCTCCAGTCTGCATAAACTCCTCCTGCTGATCTGTAATATCTCCAGAGGACTGATTCAGCTGAGGCAGTGGGATAAAAAGATCGATCACTGGCTACTGCTGATGAGCAAATGTTAACAGACAAGTTTCTTGTTCCTGCATTACACTGCCCATTCAGCCCAAAATTACGATGGAAAGCAACACTGTGATCTTCATAATGGTCCTCTATGGTGTTTGTGCAGATGGCCAGACAGAACGGACACTGAACCCAACAGCACTGACAGAAGTGATCAATCAGAAGCTCATCTGGCCTGAACTTATAGTCCAGCTTTACTGGAAATGTGTCTGTGTTGAATCTGCTGCTGATGTCTGACATTACAGCAGGAAGCTCTTGTCTGATCACATCTTCTAGGAGTGTGAAATCATCATGTTTGACTCCACTGAGGTCTTTTTCAGAGAAGATCAGCTGATCTGAGAGCTGCTGTGTGAAACTCTTCAACCACAAACCAACATCTCCACTGTTGACTTGAACATGTTCAGTAGATTGATGTGCTGCGTTCATGATCTTCTGCTGCAGGAGTTTAATGTTCTCCTTCATCTTGGGTAAAACACTGATGCTGAACTTATCTCTGATGTAGCGACTGACTTCATCTCTGATGAAACTCTTGTAGTGATTTCTGGGATAATGAATGTAGTTCATGTATTTGTTAAAGTCCTCCTCTTCTGCCAGTGTCTTCAGGATGTGTTTCTCCAGATTTGATCTGTTTCCACTCAGTGATGCACAGTCTGTTTTCATTTCATCTGCTAAATCTCTGGCAGTTTTCTTGTAGACGCTCTGCTCAATGGGTTCCTTCAATTTATGACAGATGATTTCGGCAAAAACTGCAGCTGAATTTGCTCCATGACAGTATTTTTGGAAAATACTATAGTactcttctcttttcctcttgACATATATTTCAGGATCATTGACTTCTTTGAACATTCTATGTTGGTCAATTATTTTATTGTGTGCTCTTTTACAGATGGAATAAACCAAGTCAACAAAGAATTCATTTTTAAACTCATATTTCAATGATGTTTcctgatattttgttattcttgtCTTAATGTAACCTATGAGTTGTTGAATGTAGCTGATGTTGTATCCTATTTTTGAAATGTTAAATGAGTCAGTCATTTTCTCTGTTTTCAGAACAACATTATTCATTAATGACAGAATCTGGGCTTCATCAGCAGGTGACAGAGTTAAAGAATATCCAATTTTGTCTTTAATTGTTTGGTAAACATTTTTAACCCTACTTTTTGTGGATTTTCTGGAAACATATTCTGAATAATGTGAAACAGTAAAAATGTCTATGTTCTTGTTCCAGTGGCCTACAGGAGCACTTTCATAAATGTCATTGAGGATTTCTCTCACATCATTCATTATGTCTATGTCTTTGAGTGGAGGAGTGGCTGTGATGACCCTGTTCAAACTGTGTTCCCAAAACAAATCAAACTCACTGCTCAGGGTCTTATCATCATTTGCTTTTTCTTTGAGTTTTAAGGCGAGTTCTTTGCTCTTTTCATAGAGAGTGTTTTCATGATGTGTCCTCTGAGCATCAATCTTTTTCTTCACGTTTTGTTGCTGAAGTGTATCATTTAATTTCCTCTTTGTTTCTCTCACAATGTTCTCCTGAAGctctttgatttttatttcaaatgatgTTTTCCACTGAATCAGTAAATCTTCATCTGGATTTATCTCAAAGTATTTAGTCATAGATTTTTCCACTTTTTCACTTGTCTTCTTCAGTTTTCTTTGAAGATCAGTTTCCTCAATCGCATAAATTGCTTCATTTTCGATTTGGTTGTGTAGTTTGTTTTCAATTTCCATCATGGCACTGCGAAGACTCCAGGACCACTTGCTGTATTCAGTCTCCAGTTTCCTGTAGGCTGAAATCTCCCGGGAATTTCTGAAGCTGAAGACAAATCTTTCATTTAGTAAAGCCTCCCAGAGATGATTAATACGATATTTTAAGTGTGTCAACAACAGTCCATCTGATCTCGAGACATTCAACAGAATAGATTTCTTCAGCTCCTGAATATTCTCACAGTATTTTGGGTTTGGTGGAGCCATTGGTGGACTGCCCTCCCAGAGCTGAGCAAAATACTTCACATCATTCTGAACATCAAATCTAATGAAGTCACTGAAACATTCTGCCTTTGAGTCTTCTGCTTGAGCAGCAAGTTTGGTCATCTCATCTAGCGTCTCCTGCAATCGCTGTCTCCCCTCCATGTTTCTCTCTCCAGCTGTGATGTCTGAAACATTCTGATGCACAAATACACATCTGGGATTCAGTCTGACCTTCTTCATCCTCATGAAGGCCTGAACAACAATCTGAAGAACATCCTGCATCTCAGATGGGTTTTCCCCAAAGACGTTGATCAGTGTCAGATTTGCAAGACCAACAACAAATGTGGCCAATTCATTGTAATGTTGTCTTGTTGATCTCCCAGCCAGCTCTGGAGCACGAAGACCCTCAGTATCAACAACCAGAATATAGTCAAAGTTCATCTGTGTTTTCATCTCGTCAGACACTTTGACCAGCTGCATGAAAGCTCCTCTGGTGCACCTGCCGGAACTGACGGCAAACTGGAGGCCAAACATGGCGTTCAGCATGGTGGATTTCCCAGAGCTCTGAATTCCTAAAACTGACAGCACAAAGACTCTGGTGCGGCCTCCCAGTTTCTGGACGAGTTGATCAAAAACAGCAGAGATCCAGACCAGAGGAACATGAGCAGCATCTCCATCCATCAGCTCCAGTGGAAACCCAGAGATCATCATCTCTGCTGCGACACTCGGGAGAGAAGAGAAGTGAACCGGCAGATCTTTCTTGTTCTCCTTCACAGATGAACATGATTCATAGATCTGACCGATCTCCCTCATGATGTGCTCCAGACCAAAAGCTGCAGCTTGAAGATCCTCAGATATTCTCTCAAGTTCAGCTTGTTCTGCTTTGATTTTCTCAAATTTATCATGATTCTTCTTCAGTTTCAGGACTGATGACCACTTTTCATCATATTTGTGGTGTAGAGCAGACAGGTCAGCTGATGTATGTTCATCCAGGAGAATTTTGAGCCATTTgaggaaaaacatttttacattttcatcttGTGAGTTCATTTCTTTAACAAAGACCTTTATAAAGTCACTGATGTCAGACTCATGCTGCTGTTGGCGAATTTGCTTTAAGTCTGTTTGTTTTCTACTGATGTCCATTTCTATCTCTTCTGCTTGAGGTCGATGTAGTTTTTTGTTCTTCTGACTCCACTGACGCCACAGTTTCCCCTGATGAGGCAGAAATGATTCTTTGATTTCTGTCAGTTTTTTCTTCTCCAGTAAACTGATCATCTGCTGTGCTGCTGCTCTTCCTCTCCTGCAGTCTTCATCATCTTCCTCATCTACTCTGATGTCTGAGTGTTTGGAAACATCTTCAAGTCTGAAAGTGGGAGATGATTCTGAGAGACAATCATTTATAGCTTTTCTCAGTTCTTCTAATACTTCTGACTGATTTCTGTCTTTCAGACCAACCTTatattttcctttcctttttttcaTTATTGCAAATTTATGTTCAGTAAAAAGACAAATCAGAGGCTTTTCTTTACTGAACATGTTTTGTATTCTTACTGCCATTCTGTCATTCTTATTTAGTCCTGGCAGAAGAAGCACATTGACTGAGGCCATCTCAGTGAGGATCTTCCACTGTTTCTCATGGTCTCCTGCATCTCCATGTAGATTACAGAAGGCCACACAGTCAGTGAATTTATCATCATTTGTTCCAGAAGGGCAGAACCAGGCGATCTCCACCACTCCATCCATCAGGACTCTGGATCTGCTGCTTCCTGGGCAGTTCCTGTGGAAGAACGTGTTGTGTTTGTCATTGATCAGACTGTTCATCAGCTGAGACTTGGATGAAGACACAGAGTCAAACCTGAAGAAGAACACCATTGGAGTTTGTGCCTTGTAGATGGGCTGGGTTTGACTGATGGTTTCATTGTTGGTGTTTCTGATCTTCCAGCTCTTGTTGATTTGTCTGAATGTCCAGAGAGGAAACTCAATCTGTTGAGTTTCTGGATCAGGAACAAGCAGAGGTAGAGCGAACTGACACTGGGACAGTTTAGTGACCATCAGCTGCTTCAGGAAACCATCAGCACGATGAAACACAGCCATCTGAACATCCATCGGGTGAATTTGCTCAGATTGATTCAAGTTTCTCGCTAAAGACATTTCACTAAAAATATCTACAAAGTCATCTTCTGAGTCATCAGTGTCTTTTTGGAGTATGTTATATTCATCATCGGTCACTTTGACTCTAATGTATCTTGCTCTGTAGTTCATCATCAGTAGTTTCTGTATGAAAGTCTGAATCAGCTCGTCTTCAGCACAACAATTAAGAGACTCTAATGAACACTCAGATACCTGAAGAACATCTGCAGCTCTCAGTTTGTATCCTATATCAAGGTGAAGTCTGTAAAAAAGATGCTTTATTCTTTCTGTGGCTTCAATACCCCTGTTTTTACGCTGTATAAaagacaataaaacaataatgtacACATACCATATATTATTATAAGCATGGATACATATATTTTTCTCAATAGTCTTAAACAACTCTTGTCTGACATTAGCTGTGTTATAGATTAAAGAAAAACAGATACACATTGTGTTAAAATACCTGCAGTGAATCATCAGTTTCAGAGCAGAttttctcctctttctctctgtcgTATTCCTCTCTCCACTCCACTCGTCTCCTCTTCAGTTCTTCTTCATGTTCTTCCAGCAGTTTCAGATTCTCTTCATTTGTCTTTTGTTGATCTTCTcttgtctttctttcttctttcagtCTCTTCTCTGAATCCTCTAGTTGCTCTTGCTTCTTTATTTCTAGTTTCTCCTTCTCTTTGATTATTTCCTCCATTTCACTCTTGAGTTTTTGAATCTGTTCATCTAAAATCTGCTTTTCTTTCTCatcctcttctcttctcttcttttcttCTTGTATCAGTTTCTCCCATTCTTCTCGTTCTCTGCTCATCtgtgttttaatttgttcttttctctctttaaactcttcttctcttctctttctctctttgtcATGACTCTCTCGTTCATTCTCTATTCTGTTCAtcagtctgtctgtgtctgtgttgtATCTGGTCTGCAGTTTTTCTTTCTCAGTTTTTACTTGCTCAGTTTCATGTTTTAgtctctctcgttctctcttcATCTCCTCACgcatctctctctcttcctccatcttctCTTTGATTTGTGCTTTGTATTTTTCTTCTCTTTCTGTATGCTCCTCTTCACATTTTTTCTTTTCGTTCTCTAATTTGTTCTTTagtctgtctgtttctgtctcATATTCAGTTTTAagattctctttctctctttttatttcCTCTATTTCATGCCTAAAAGTCTCTCGTTCTCTCTTCATCTCCTCTTTCATCTCTCTCTGATGTTTCTCTTCTTCTCTTATTTCTCTTTTCAGttcttcttctcttctctttctctctgtctcctgATTCTGTCGTTCCTcctccatcatcatcttcattctctctttctcttcttcaTGTCTCTTCATCAGTTTTTCTCTTTCTCGGTTCATTTGCTCTCTCTGGATCTTCATcttgttttcttcttcttcatgttTAGACTGAAgctcttctttctctctctccagtTGTTTCTTTTCTTCtatcagtttctcattaaattCCCTCTGCTCTTCTTCTCGTCTCTTCTTTTCTTCTTGTTTTAGTTTCTCCCATTCCTGTCGTTCTCTCTTCATTGTCTCCTGCATCTTTTCTTCACTCTCTTCTTTCTCTTTAATTTCTCTTTTATATTGTTCTTCTCTCTCATTAAACTCTTctccttctttctttctctct
This portion of the Danio rerio strain Tuebingen ecotype United States chromosome 3, GRCz12tu, whole genome shotgun sequence genome encodes:
- the LOC100007727 gene encoding interferon-induced very large GTPase 1-like isoform X1 — encoded protein: MSNNENSETDACNPPRRRKRSKDQPPSMRILLLGKSVSENSRVGNLILGRSAFDSEAPADVVERVGGRLKDRHVTLINSPQLLNTQISDDQITQTVRECVRLSDPGPHVVLLLLQHQQCSAEDQERVEKLQDSFSERLLQHTLVLSTQEPTEPNQILQKIIQKCSNRHFSLQRSSSADHLLQAFEDIEKSNEGRHLIPAQYEAYKYFSVEQQATQRVSDCERLNVLVCGSDVSLKSSISELILQHTHRKLESVRTDVDLHGRLINVLELPALFNTGLSEEEVMRQTLRCVSLCHPGVHAFLLIIPDAPLNNEDRAEMEEIQKIFSSRINKHIMILIMQNSEHQTAELNEETQAVIQSFGGRHQYFNSETQVSTLMENIEKMLEENRGGVYSTETFLEVQMKKLKKYEEMKKKLHSHDTHLLTQGLTECEDELRIVLLGKTGVGKSSTGNTILGREAFKAEDYFESVTKQSQRETSEINGRRITVIDTPGLFDTELSNEEIQREIRHCISMILPGPHVFLLLIPLGQRFTKEEEASVKIIQETFGEHSLMFTMVLFTKGDSLKNTTIDQCLDRPGSVVRKLIEACGNRYHVFNNNQPEDQRQVSELLEKIDNMVKTNGGSFYSCKMFREMEREKQEQQMKILMDRVQEAEEEKERMKMMMEEEEQKQEKERKRREEELKRERETFRHEIEEVRKEKEKLQIKYETETDRLMKRIETERKIREEENTEREEKYKTQIVEKETKMKKKRETFRCEIEEMRREKEKLQIQHETETDRLMKRIEDERESHETERKRREDEFNQREERYKKEMKEKEEIQDELKSERERFKNENKELKQENENVKKESEKLQVKHQTDIEELMNRIKTEREIHETERKKEGEEFNEREEQYKREIKEKEESEEKMQETMKRERQEWEKLKQEEKKRREEEQREFNEKLIEEKKQLEREKEELQSKHEEEENKMKIQREQMNREREKLMKRHEEEKERMKMMMEEERQNQETERKRREEELKREIREEEKHQREMKEEMKRERETFRHEIEEIKREKENLKTEYETETDRLKNKLENEKKKCEEEHTEREEKYKAQIKEKMEEEREMREEMKRERERLKHETEQVKTEKEKLQTRYNTDTDRLMNRIENERESHDKERKRREEEFKERKEQIKTQMSREREEWEKLIQEEKKRREEDEKEKQILDEQIQKLKSEMEEIIKEKEKLEIKKQEQLEDSEKRLKEERKTREDQQKTNEENLKLLEEHEEELKRRRVEWREEYDREKEEKICSETDDSLQRKNRGIEATERIKHLFYRLHLDIGYKLRAADVLQVSECSLESLNCCAEDELIQTFIQKLLMMNYRARYIRVKVTDDEYNILQKDTDDSEDDFVDIFSEMSLARNLNQSEQIHPMDVQMAVFHRADGFLKQLMVTKLSQCQFALPLLVPDPETQQIEFPLWTFRQINKSWKIRNTNNETISQTQPIYKAQTPMVFFFRFDSVSSSKSQLMNSLINDKHNTFFHRNCPGSSRSRVLMDGVVEIAWFCPSGTNDDKFTDCVAFCNLHGDAGDHEKQWKILTEMASVNVLLLPGLNKNDRMAVRIQNMFSKEKPLICLFTEHKFAIMKKRKGKYKVGLKDRNQSEVLEELRKAINDCLSESSPTFRLEDVSKHSDIRVDEEDDEDCRRGRAAAQQMISLLEKKKLTEIKESFLPHQGKLWRQWSQKNKKLHRPQAEEIEMDISRKQTDLKQIRQQQHESDISDFIKVFVKEMNSQDENVKMFFLKWLKILLDEHTSADLSALHHKYDEKWSSVLKLKKNHDKFEKIKAEQAELERISEDLQAAAFGLEHIMREIGQIYESCSSVKENKKDLPVHFSSLPSVAAEMMISGFPLELMDGDAAHVPLVWISAVFDQLVQKLGGRTRVFVLSVLGIQSSGKSTMLNAMFGLQFAVSSGRCTRGAFMQLVKVSDEMKTQMNFDYILVVDTEGLRAPELAGRSTRQHYNELATFVVGLANLTLINVFGENPSEMQDVLQIVVQAFMRMKKVRLNPRCVFVHQNVSDITAGERNMEGRQRLQETLDEMTKLAAQAEDSKAECFSDFIRFDVQNDVKYFAQLWEGSPPMAPPNPKYCENIQELKKSILLNVSRSDGLLLTHLKYRINHLWEALLNERFVFSFRNSREISAYRKLETEYSKWSWSLRSAMMEIENKLHNQIENEAIYAIEETDLQRKLKKTSEKVEKSMTKYFEINPDEDLLIQWKTSFEIKIKELQENIVRETKRKLNDTLQQQNVKKKIDAQRTHHENTLYEKSKELALKLKEKANDDKTLSSEFDLFWEHSLNRVITATPPLKDIDIMNDVREILNDIYESAPVGHWNKNIDIFTVSHYSEYVSRKSTKSRVKNVYQTIKDKIGYSLTLSPADEAQILSLMNNVVLKTEKMTDSFNISKIGYNISYIQQLIGYIKTRITKYQETSLKYEFKNEFFVDLVYSICKRAHNKIIDQHRMFKEVNDPEIYVKRKREEYYSIFQKYCHGANSAAVFAEIICHKLKEPIEQSVYKKTARDLADEMKTDCASLSGNRSNLEKHILKTLAEEEDFNKYMNYIHYPRNHYKSFIRDEVSRYIRDKFSISVLPKMKENIKLLQQKIMNAAHQSTEHVQVNSGDVGLWLKSFTQQLSDQLIFSEKDLSGVKHDDFTLLEDVIRQELPAVMSDISSRFNTDTFPVKLDYKFRPDELLIDHFCQCCWVQCPFCLAICTNTIEDHYEDHSVAFHRNFGLNGQCNAGTRNLSVNICSSAVASDRSFYPTASAESVLWRYYRSAGGVYADWSITPDLSELPYWKWFVCRFQRDLEKYYSKTFEGSGEIPDEWRKYRKLDAIESLDKYI
- the LOC100007727 gene encoding interferon-induced very large GTPase 1-like isoform X2, which gives rise to MSNNENSETDACNPPRRRKRSKDQPPSMRILLLGKSVSENSRVGNLILGRSAFDSEAPADVVERVGGRLKDRHVTLINSPQLLNTQISDDQITQTVRECVRLSDPGPHVVLLLLQHQQCSAEDQERVEKLQDSFSERLLQHTLVLSTQEPTEPNQILQKIIQKCSNRHFSLQRSSSADHLLQAFEDIEKSNEGRHLIPAQYEAYKYFSVEQQATQRDCERLNVLVCGSDVSLKSSISELILQHTHRKLESVRTDVDLHGRLINVLELPALFNTGLSEEEVMRQTLRCVSLCHPGVHAFLLIIPDAPLNNEDRAEMEEIQKIFSSRINKHIMILIMQNSEHQTAELNEETQAVIQSFGGRHQYFNSETQVSTLMENIEKMLEENRGGVYSTETFLEVQMKKLKKYEEMKKKLHSHDTHLLTQGLTECEDELRIVLLGKTGVGKSSTGNTILGREAFKAEDYFESVTKQSQRETSEINGRRITVIDTPGLFDTELSNEEIQREIRHCISMILPGPHVFLLLIPLGQRFTKEEEASVKIIQETFGEHSLMFTMVLFTKGDSLKNTTIDQCLDRPGSVVRKLIEACGNRYHVFNNNQPEDQRQVSELLEKIDNMVKTNGGSFYSCKMFREMEREKQEQQMKILMDRVQEAEEEKERMKMMMEEEEQKQEKERKRREEELKRERETFRHEIEEVRKEKEKLQIKYETETDRLMKRIETERKIREEENTEREEKYKTQIVEKETKMKKKRETFRCEIEEMRREKEKLQIQHETETDRLMKRIEDERESHETERKRREDEFNQREERYKKEMKEKEEIQDELKSERERFKNENKELKQENENVKKESEKLQVKHQTDIEELMNRIKTEREIHETERKKEGEEFNEREEQYKREIKEKEESEEKMQETMKRERQEWEKLKQEEKKRREEEQREFNEKLIEEKKQLEREKEELQSKHEEEENKMKIQREQMNREREKLMKRHEEEKERMKMMMEEERQNQETERKRREEELKREIREEEKHQREMKEEMKRERETFRHEIEEIKREKENLKTEYETETDRLKNKLENEKKKCEEEHTEREEKYKAQIKEKMEEEREMREEMKRERERLKHETEQVKTEKEKLQTRYNTDTDRLMNRIENERESHDKERKRREEEFKERKEQIKTQMSREREEWEKLIQEEKKRREEDEKEKQILDEQIQKLKSEMEEIIKEKEKLEIKKQEQLEDSEKRLKEERKTREDQQKTNEENLKLLEEHEEELKRRRVEWREEYDREKEEKICSETDDSLQRKNRGIEATERIKHLFYRLHLDIGYKLRAADVLQVSECSLESLNCCAEDELIQTFIQKLLMMNYRARYIRVKVTDDEYNILQKDTDDSEDDFVDIFSEMSLARNLNQSEQIHPMDVQMAVFHRADGFLKQLMVTKLSQCQFALPLLVPDPETQQIEFPLWTFRQINKSWKIRNTNNETISQTQPIYKAQTPMVFFFRFDSVSSSKSQLMNSLINDKHNTFFHRNCPGSSRSRVLMDGVVEIAWFCPSGTNDDKFTDCVAFCNLHGDAGDHEKQWKILTEMASVNVLLLPGLNKNDRMAVRIQNMFSKEKPLICLFTEHKFAIMKKRKGKYKVGLKDRNQSEVLEELRKAINDCLSESSPTFRLEDVSKHSDIRVDEEDDEDCRRGRAAAQQMISLLEKKKLTEIKESFLPHQGKLWRQWSQKNKKLHRPQAEEIEMDISRKQTDLKQIRQQQHESDISDFIKVFVKEMNSQDENVKMFFLKWLKILLDEHTSADLSALHHKYDEKWSSVLKLKKNHDKFEKIKAEQAELERISEDLQAAAFGLEHIMREIGQIYESCSSVKENKKDLPVHFSSLPSVAAEMMISGFPLELMDGDAAHVPLVWISAVFDQLVQKLGGRTRVFVLSVLGIQSSGKSTMLNAMFGLQFAVSSGRCTRGAFMQLVKVSDEMKTQMNFDYILVVDTEGLRAPELAGRSTRQHYNELATFVVGLANLTLINVFGENPSEMQDVLQIVVQAFMRMKKVRLNPRCVFVHQNVSDITAGERNMEGRQRLQETLDEMTKLAAQAEDSKAECFSDFIRFDVQNDVKYFAQLWEGSPPMAPPNPKYCENIQELKKSILLNVSRSDGLLLTHLKYRINHLWEALLNERFVFSFRNSREISAYRKLETEYSKWSWSLRSAMMEIENKLHNQIENEAIYAIEETDLQRKLKKTSEKVEKSMTKYFEINPDEDLLIQWKTSFEIKIKELQENIVRETKRKLNDTLQQQNVKKKIDAQRTHHENTLYEKSKELALKLKEKANDDKTLSSEFDLFWEHSLNRVITATPPLKDIDIMNDVREILNDIYESAPVGHWNKNIDIFTVSHYSEYVSRKSTKSRVKNVYQTIKDKIGYSLTLSPADEAQILSLMNNVVLKTEKMTDSFNISKIGYNISYIQQLIGYIKTRITKYQETSLKYEFKNEFFVDLVYSICKRAHNKIIDQHRMFKEVNDPEIYVKRKREEYYSIFQKYCHGANSAAVFAEIICHKLKEPIEQSVYKKTARDLADEMKTDCASLSGNRSNLEKHILKTLAEEEDFNKYMNYIHYPRNHYKSFIRDEVSRYIRDKFSISVLPKMKENIKLLQQKIMNAAHQSTEHVQVNSGDVGLWLKSFTQQLSDQLIFSEKDLSGVKHDDFTLLEDVIRQELPAVMSDISSRFNTDTFPVKLDYKFRPDELLIDHFCQCCWVQCPFCLAICTNTIEDHYEDHSVAFHRNFGLNGQCNAGTRNLSVNICSSAVASDRSFYPTASAESVLWRYYRSAGGVYADWSITPDLSELPYWKWFVCRFQRDLEKYYSKTFEGSGEIPDEWRKYRKLDAIESLDKYI